One window from the genome of Motilibacter peucedani encodes:
- a CDS encoding alpha/beta hydrolase, translating into MPAAQHLGGRMDAELSAALIMFDIGDGTDLEDGRERLHAIHRTSSLTVPHAVEVRDIAPGPDGPPVRVRFYRPRGAADVPVMLWLHGGAFAFGFAEIDDELCVRLAEDSGFAIASPDYRLSPEHPFPAAFDDGYGTLEWVLRNAGPLGLDTGCVAVGGSSAGGALAAGVCLRARDEGGPEIHQQLLICPVTDDRMATRSMQLYTHSPCFTRQGAELMWDRYLGPSRDEPPRYAAPAREEDLSGLPPAFVLTAEEDPLRDEGIDYALRLIAAGTSTELHHVPGTFHSFDSIVPTAGVSQRAYADYLAALQRCRTR; encoded by the coding sequence ATGCCTGCAGCACAGCACCTGGGGGGACGCATGGACGCCGAGCTGTCGGCAGCGCTGATCATGTTCGACATCGGTGACGGCACCGACCTCGAGGACGGTCGCGAGCGCCTGCACGCGATCCACCGCACCAGCAGCCTCACGGTGCCGCACGCCGTCGAGGTCCGGGACATCGCTCCCGGTCCCGACGGCCCGCCCGTGCGGGTGCGCTTCTACCGGCCGCGGGGGGCCGCAGACGTACCCGTCATGCTCTGGCTGCACGGGGGCGCGTTCGCGTTCGGCTTCGCCGAGATCGACGACGAGCTGTGCGTGCGGCTGGCCGAGGACTCGGGCTTCGCGATCGCGTCGCCCGACTACCGACTCAGCCCTGAGCACCCGTTCCCCGCGGCGTTCGACGACGGCTACGGCACCCTCGAGTGGGTGCTGCGCAACGCCGGCCCGCTGGGCCTCGACACCGGCTGCGTCGCGGTGGGCGGGTCGAGCGCGGGCGGCGCCCTGGCCGCGGGCGTGTGCCTCCGGGCGCGCGACGAGGGCGGTCCCGAGATCCACCAGCAGCTGCTGATCTGCCCCGTCACCGACGACCGGATGGCCACCCGCTCGATGCAGCTCTACACGCACTCGCCGTGCTTCACGCGGCAGGGCGCCGAGCTGATGTGGGACCGCTACCTCGGGCCGTCGCGCGACGAGCCGCCGCGCTACGCCGCGCCTGCCCGGGAAGAAGACCTCTCGGGCCTGCCGCCGGCGTTCGTCCTCACGGCCGAGGAGGATCCGCTGCGCGACGAGGGGATCGACTACGCGCTGCGCCTCATCGCCGCCGGCACGTCCACCGAGCTGCACCACGTGCCAGGCACGTTCCACAGCTTCGACAGCATCGTGCCGACGGCCGGGGTGTCGCAGCGGGCCTACGCCGACTACCTGGCGGCGCTCCAGCGCTGCCGCACGCGGTAG
- a CDS encoding collagen-like protein, with the protein MTLLRPRPAALAAATALLVVGGAGGGAAVAATRTPRLLNVCVGTKSHAVTKPTGGRCAKGTTLYAVGAAATRGARGAAGAQGPQGVPGPQGASGAQGPQGAPGAQGPAGAVGPQGPAGGANAYVVNWLAGSGLVHATPGVTVVSSSASATNLGVTLQLPVADVRHCGAAATVLGSDSTYARTPVAQVALLSATPSRLYVSTTWDGGSPTGFSLTVTCP; encoded by the coding sequence ATGACGCTCCTGCGCCCCCGCCCTGCTGCCCTCGCCGCCGCGACCGCCCTGCTCGTGGTGGGCGGTGCCGGCGGCGGCGCCGCCGTGGCGGCCACCCGGACGCCGCGGCTGCTCAACGTGTGCGTCGGCACGAAGAGCCACGCCGTGACGAAGCCGACCGGCGGTCGGTGCGCCAAGGGCACGACGCTGTACGCGGTGGGCGCGGCCGCCACCCGCGGAGCGCGCGGGGCTGCCGGCGCGCAGGGGCCGCAGGGCGTGCCCGGACCGCAAGGCGCGTCAGGTGCGCAGGGGCCGCAGGGTGCACCCGGCGCCCAGGGCCCGGCGGGCGCCGTCGGGCCGCAGGGGCCCGCGGGGGGCGCGAACGCGTACGTCGTCAACTGGCTCGCCGGCTCCGGGCTGGTCCACGCGACGCCCGGAGTGACCGTGGTGAGCAGCAGCGCGAGCGCGACGAACCTCGGTGTCACGCTGCAGCTCCCCGTCGCCGACGTGCGGCACTGCGGAGCAGCGGCGACGGTGCTGGGCAGCGACTCCACCTACGCGCGCACGCCGGTCGCCCAGGTGGCACTGCTCAGCGCGACACCGAGCCGGCTCTACGTGTCCACGACCTGGGACGGCGGCTCCCCCACCGGCTTCTCCCTCACCGTGACGTGCCCGTGA
- a CDS encoding aspartate/glutamate racemase family protein, which yields MPVTAPRTLGLLGGMSWESSAEYYRLANVLVRERLGGLHSARLLLASVDFAEIEALQVSDRWDEAGERLAEVARSLELGGADVLLLCTNTMHLVAEQVQTAVDVPLLHICDVTAAAVRARGVRQVGLLGTAFTMERSFYRERLEAGGLSVLVPEVDDRALVHRVIYEELCLGIVREESRDAFRALIERLVTRGAEGVVLGCTEIELLVGQADSSVPVFPTTRLHVEAALELVLST from the coding sequence GTGCCCGTGACGGCGCCGCGCACCCTCGGGCTGCTCGGCGGGATGAGCTGGGAGAGCAGCGCGGAGTACTACCGCCTGGCCAACGTGCTGGTGCGCGAGCGCCTCGGTGGCCTGCACTCGGCCCGGCTGCTGCTGGCATCGGTCGACTTCGCCGAGATCGAGGCCCTGCAGGTCTCGGACCGGTGGGACGAAGCGGGCGAGCGGCTCGCCGAGGTCGCCCGGAGCCTGGAGCTCGGCGGCGCGGACGTCCTGCTGCTGTGCACCAACACCATGCACCTGGTGGCCGAGCAGGTGCAGACCGCCGTCGACGTGCCGCTGCTGCACATCTGCGACGTCACCGCTGCGGCTGTCCGCGCCCGGGGCGTGCGCCAGGTCGGCCTGCTGGGCACCGCTTTCACCATGGAGCGCAGCTTCTACCGCGAGCGCCTCGAGGCCGGCGGCCTGTCCGTCCTGGTGCCGGAGGTCGACGACCGGGCACTGGTGCACCGGGTCATCTACGAGGAGCTCTGCCTGGGCATCGTCCGCGAGGAGTCGCGCGACGCGTTCCGCGCGCTCATCGAGCGGCTGGTGACCCGAGGCGCCGAGGGCGTCGTGCTCGGTTGCACCGAGATCGAGCTGCTCGTCGGGCAGGCCGACAGCAGCGTCCCGGTGTTCCCGACGACGCGGCTCCACGTGGAGGCCGCGCTCGAGCTGGTGCTCAGCACCTAG
- a CDS encoding ScyD/ScyE family protein: MRRSTIAVSMLAAAGLAVAPLAAPASAAPSGAVGTIVSTGLEGPRQLFFDGANAYVADSDDGQVRTLTADGKSQAVLSRLGSTQGVAVVGGSVLAAVGAAEPDEHATKLPPRGLSATVVSFAFPTRKLLSDPQRFELRHNPDGQQQFNAKGVPLDALSNPYYLLPDPHGYVLLADAGGNDILRINSRGATSLFAALPLITAGKCKTVPNNDKKHVGCDPVPTGMAWGPDGSLYVSALGSEVEGAVFQLDGRTGAVLRTWTGFGEGLTGVAVADDGTIYASELLHGAPEGNPPKGFDPSTVGRIVKVSTTGAMSYAPVPMPAGIVWHDGALYSTAWSIAGMVGMAHAGQVLKVNPSAFVAAS; encoded by the coding sequence ATGAGACGCAGCACCATCGCAGTGTCCATGCTCGCCGCCGCCGGCCTGGCCGTCGCCCCGCTCGCGGCACCCGCCTCGGCCGCGCCCTCCGGCGCCGTCGGGACGATCGTCTCCACCGGCCTCGAGGGGCCGCGCCAGCTCTTCTTCGACGGCGCCAACGCCTACGTCGCCGACTCCGATGACGGCCAGGTGCGCACCCTCACCGCCGACGGCAAGTCGCAGGCTGTGCTGTCCCGGCTCGGCTCGACGCAGGGCGTCGCCGTCGTCGGCGGCTCCGTCCTCGCCGCGGTGGGGGCGGCGGAGCCCGACGAGCACGCGACGAAGCTGCCGCCGCGCGGCCTGAGCGCCACCGTCGTCTCCTTCGCCTTCCCGACGCGCAAGCTGCTCTCGGACCCGCAGCGCTTCGAACTGCGCCACAACCCCGACGGGCAGCAGCAGTTCAATGCCAAGGGCGTGCCGCTGGACGCGCTCTCGAACCCCTACTACCTGCTGCCGGACCCGCACGGCTACGTGCTCCTGGCCGACGCGGGCGGCAACGACATCCTGCGCATCAACAGCCGAGGAGCGACCTCGCTGTTCGCCGCCCTCCCGCTGATCACCGCCGGGAAGTGCAAGACCGTTCCCAACAACGACAAGAAGCACGTCGGCTGCGACCCCGTGCCGACCGGCATGGCATGGGGACCCGACGGGTCGCTCTACGTCTCCGCGCTCGGCTCCGAGGTCGAGGGCGCCGTCTTCCAGCTCGACGGCCGCACCGGCGCGGTGCTGCGCACGTGGACCGGCTTCGGTGAGGGCCTGACGGGCGTCGCGGTGGCCGACGACGGCACGATCTACGCCAGCGAGCTGCTGCACGGCGCTCCTGAGGGCAACCCGCCGAAGGGCTTCGACCCCTCGACCGTCGGGCGCATCGTCAAGGTGTCGACGACCGGCGCGATGAGCTACGCACCGGTGCCGATGCCGGCCGGGATCGTCTGGCACGACGGCGCTCTCTACTCCACCGCGTGGAGCATCGCCGGCATGGTCGGCATGGCGCACGCCGGGCAGGTGCTGAAGGTCAACCCGTCGGCCTTCGTCGCGGCGAGCTGA
- a CDS encoding SDR family NAD(P)-dependent oxidoreductase, with product MTTTFITGANKSLGYETARRLVLAGHTVLVGARDPERGRAAAEALGARFVQIDVTDDASVAAAAADVLAHEGVVDVLVNNAGVNAPHVPVEQLSAADLSAVLDVNVVGAVRVFHAFLPLLRRSGSPVVVNVSSGMGSFAATHDPERVESSVVSPFYTASKAALTMLTTQYARAFPDIKVNAADPGYTATDFNGHSGPQTVTEGTDAIVELASIGADGPTGAFRDRHGVAPW from the coding sequence ATGACCACCACCTTCATCACCGGAGCCAACAAGTCCCTGGGCTACGAGACCGCCCGCCGGCTCGTGCTCGCGGGCCACACCGTCCTCGTCGGCGCGCGTGACCCGGAGCGCGGCCGCGCGGCCGCCGAGGCGCTGGGCGCCCGCTTCGTCCAGATCGACGTCACGGACGACGCGTCGGTCGCGGCGGCCGCGGCCGACGTGCTCGCGCACGAGGGCGTCGTGGACGTGCTCGTCAACAACGCCGGCGTCAACGCCCCGCACGTCCCCGTGGAGCAGCTGAGCGCCGCGGACCTCAGCGCCGTGCTCGACGTCAACGTCGTCGGCGCGGTGCGCGTCTTCCACGCCTTCCTCCCGCTGCTGCGGCGCTCCGGCTCCCCGGTCGTCGTCAACGTCTCCAGCGGGATGGGGTCGTTCGCCGCGACGCACGACCCCGAGCGCGTCGAGTCGAGCGTCGTGTCGCCCTTCTACACCGCCTCGAAGGCGGCGCTCACCATGCTGACCACGCAGTACGCCAGGGCCTTCCCCGACATCAAGGTGAACGCGGCCGACCCGGGCTATACCGCCACGGACTTCAACGGCCACAGCGGTCCCCAGACCGTCACGGAGGGGACCGACGCGATCGTCGAGCTGGCCTCGATCGGCGCCGACGGCCCGACCGGTGCCTTCCGTGACCGGCACGGCGTCGCGCCCTGGTGA
- a CDS encoding carboxypeptidase regulatory-like domain-containing protein produces MTTTPFARIRRVLVTGAVAALACATLTAPAEAATPRQVPRAPQPHTVPLCDTEVGPGVARCFAEAVAQDGEVRTTATPEGLTPADVRDAYGLPAGGGAGATIAIVDAYDNPGIESDLAVYRATFGLPPLRPGQFRKVDQRGGTDYPPASDAGWAGEIALDVDSVTAVAPEADIILVEADTPGFLDMGEAVNQAVALGAKYVSNSYGSGYSFDPGSGEDPIELTWQEAYYHHPGVVMVASTGDSHYGVSWPAAAPFVTAVGGTSLVRDPSSPRGWKETVWDSHGGGPGSGCSVYEPKPAWQHDSGCAQRTVADVSADADPDTAIAMYNSFDGGGWQQVGGTSMSAPLVTATYAVAGAPVPGTDPASYPYLTPGATLFDVTAGANGFCSPRYLCTADAGYDGPTGLGTPDGTSAFAAGPHGELTGRVLDAATHRPVPGAQLRLTSQEQETSVDADGTGAYDAHLRVGTYTATVSAFGYYAVPLGTVVVADGATVRRDVEMRKAPTATLSGTVRDGSGHGWPLPAAVTVDDVPGGTLHTSPYSGHYSIDLPAGGPYTVHVTPRAPGYAPVTRQVRVAASGTVEDLELPVDALLEDVAGYSRADTGTVETLDTGQLPGWTVDTTGSGTGWVLDNPSGYENLTGGTGGMALVDTSSTPAGSRLESTLTSPPTDFSDASHPLLEFDTWLLLSDGQVATVDLSTDGGSTWQTAWDTTDPGSELLTGHVLVPLDAAAHQSRVRVRFHYDDTVLFGKWWELDDIHLGDRQQVPVAGGLVAGTVTDANDSRPVDGAGAALTDDPTRSTTTSSSDDPAVGKGFYELFVPSAGSRSVTLTRKNYQTAVRPVALRPDAVVPLDVALKAGRVASSATGIGVTEQPGGIGHADVTLSNTGTAPVSVTVTERPGTFTPAATSGVPALRVPAVVSRTSHAAAARTAAGVRKPAPTPAPASPEGWKGIPGPPVPLQDNAVVSGGGYVWSVAGWNGTEDTDALYRYDPASQTWATRAPIPHPREAASAAWLDGKIVVTGGFSPQGYEEGSTDVYDPVTDTWSSGAYLPVPYAAMGTAVLDGKLWLVGGCSRYDCGAQEVQVYDPVSDSWSQPTYYPEYVGWEACGGIDGKLYCSGGTVTQADLTSAYVYDPATKVWTPIADQPTSAWGAFYAAANGQLVVSSGVVGNALTNATWAYDTKTERWSALPNALNALYRGGSAPGFYAIGGAAAPGAPTPAAEVLPGWTSGPVDLSWMQVRRTTFTLAPSASKRVRIRVDTSDPALRGLGTYTAALYVASDDPYSDLVVPVSVTVAPKVKRPHR; encoded by the coding sequence GTGACTACGACCCCCTTCGCCCGGATCCGCCGGGTGCTGGTCACCGGCGCGGTCGCCGCGCTCGCGTGCGCGACGCTGACGGCACCCGCCGAGGCGGCGACGCCGCGCCAGGTGCCGCGCGCGCCCCAGCCGCACACCGTCCCGCTCTGCGACACCGAGGTCGGCCCGGGCGTCGCCCGCTGCTTCGCCGAGGCCGTGGCCCAGGACGGCGAGGTCCGGACGACCGCGACGCCCGAGGGCCTGACCCCCGCCGACGTCCGCGACGCCTACGGCCTTCCGGCCGGTGGCGGCGCCGGCGCGACGATCGCCATCGTCGACGCCTACGACAACCCGGGCATCGAGTCCGACCTCGCGGTCTACCGCGCGACCTTCGGGCTGCCGCCGCTGCGGCCGGGCCAGTTCCGCAAGGTCGACCAGCGCGGCGGCACCGACTACCCGCCCGCCTCCGACGCCGGGTGGGCGGGCGAGATCGCCCTCGACGTCGACTCGGTCACGGCGGTCGCGCCGGAGGCCGACATCATCCTCGTCGAGGCCGACACCCCGGGCTTCCTCGACATGGGTGAGGCCGTCAACCAGGCGGTCGCCCTGGGGGCGAAGTACGTCTCCAACAGCTACGGCTCCGGGTACAGCTTCGACCCGGGCAGCGGCGAGGACCCGATCGAGCTGACCTGGCAGGAGGCCTACTACCACCACCCGGGCGTCGTCATGGTCGCCAGCACCGGCGACAGCCACTACGGCGTCTCGTGGCCGGCGGCCGCGCCGTTCGTCACGGCGGTCGGCGGCACCAGCCTCGTGCGTGACCCCTCGTCGCCGCGCGGGTGGAAGGAGACCGTCTGGGACAGCCACGGCGGCGGCCCGGGCAGCGGGTGCTCCGTCTACGAGCCGAAGCCCGCCTGGCAGCACGACTCCGGGTGCGCACAGCGCACGGTCGCCGACGTCTCGGCCGACGCCGACCCCGACACCGCCATTGCGATGTACAACTCCTTCGACGGCGGCGGGTGGCAGCAGGTGGGCGGCACGAGCATGTCCGCGCCGCTGGTCACCGCGACGTACGCCGTGGCCGGCGCCCCGGTGCCCGGCACCGACCCCGCGTCCTACCCCTACCTCACCCCTGGCGCGACGCTGTTCGACGTCACTGCCGGTGCCAACGGGTTCTGCTCGCCGCGCTACCTGTGCACGGCCGACGCCGGGTACGACGGCCCGACCGGCCTCGGTACGCCGGACGGCACGAGCGCCTTCGCGGCCGGGCCGCACGGCGAGCTGACCGGCCGCGTCCTCGACGCGGCGACGCACCGCCCGGTGCCCGGGGCCCAGCTGCGGCTCACCAGCCAGGAGCAGGAGACGAGTGTCGACGCGGACGGCACCGGCGCGTACGACGCCCACCTGCGCGTCGGCACCTACACCGCCACGGTGTCGGCCTTCGGCTACTACGCCGTGCCTCTCGGCACTGTCGTCGTCGCCGACGGTGCCACCGTCAGGCGAGACGTGGAGATGCGCAAGGCGCCCACGGCGACGCTCTCGGGCACGGTGCGCGACGGCTCCGGCCACGGCTGGCCGCTGCCCGCGGCGGTGACCGTGGACGACGTCCCGGGCGGGACGCTGCACACGTCGCCCTACTCCGGCCACTACAGCATCGACCTGCCGGCGGGCGGTCCTTACACCGTGCACGTCACACCGCGCGCCCCCGGCTACGCGCCGGTCACGCGGCAGGTCCGTGTCGCAGCGTCGGGCACCGTCGAGGACCTCGAGCTGCCGGTCGACGCGCTGCTGGAGGACGTCGCGGGCTACTCGCGCGCCGACACCGGCACCGTGGAGACGCTCGACACCGGTCAGCTGCCCGGGTGGACCGTCGACACCACCGGCTCGGGCACCGGCTGGGTGCTCGACAACCCCAGCGGCTACGAGAACCTCACCGGCGGCACGGGCGGCATGGCCCTCGTCGACACGAGCAGCACGCCCGCGGGGTCCCGCCTCGAGTCGACCTTGACCAGCCCACCGACGGACTTCAGCGACGCCTCGCACCCCCTGCTGGAGTTCGACACCTGGCTGCTGCTGTCAGACGGCCAGGTCGCGACCGTCGACCTCAGCACCGACGGCGGCTCGACGTGGCAGACGGCGTGGGACACCACCGACCCGGGCTCCGAGCTGCTGACCGGGCACGTCCTCGTGCCGCTCGACGCCGCCGCGCACCAGAGCCGCGTACGCGTGCGCTTCCACTACGACGACACCGTGCTGTTCGGGAAGTGGTGGGAGCTCGACGACATCCACCTGGGCGACCGCCAGCAGGTTCCGGTCGCAGGTGGTCTGGTCGCCGGCACGGTGACCGACGCGAACGACTCCAGACCCGTCGACGGCGCCGGCGCGGCTCTGACCGACGACCCGACGCGGAGCACCACCACCTCCAGCAGCGACGACCCGGCCGTGGGGAAGGGCTTCTACGAGCTCTTCGTGCCGAGCGCCGGTAGCCGCAGCGTCACGCTGACTCGCAAGAACTACCAGACCGCCGTGCGCCCGGTCGCCCTGCGACCGGACGCCGTGGTGCCACTCGACGTCGCGCTGAAGGCGGGCCGGGTGGCGTCGAGCGCGACCGGGATCGGCGTCACCGAGCAGCCGGGCGGCATCGGGCACGCCGACGTCACGCTGTCGAACACCGGTACGGCGCCGGTGTCGGTGACGGTCACCGAGCGGCCCGGCACCTTCACACCGGCCGCGACCAGCGGCGTACCCGCCCTTCGCGTGCCGGCGGTCGTGAGCCGCACGTCGCACGCAGCAGCGGCCCGCACCGCCGCTGGCGTGCGGAAGCCCGCACCGACACCGGCGCCCGCGTCGCCGGAGGGGTGGAAGGGGATCCCCGGCCCGCCCGTGCCGCTGCAGGACAACGCCGTCGTCTCCGGTGGTGGCTACGTGTGGTCGGTGGCCGGCTGGAACGGGACCGAGGACACCGACGCGCTCTACCGCTACGACCCTGCGTCCCAGACGTGGGCGACCCGTGCGCCCATCCCGCACCCGCGCGAAGCCGCGTCCGCGGCCTGGCTCGACGGGAAGATCGTCGTGACCGGCGGCTTCTCGCCGCAGGGCTACGAGGAGGGGTCGACCGACGTCTACGACCCGGTCACCGACACGTGGAGCTCCGGCGCCTACCTGCCGGTGCCCTACGCCGCCATGGGCACCGCGGTGCTCGACGGCAAGCTGTGGCTCGTCGGCGGGTGCAGCAGGTACGACTGCGGAGCCCAGGAGGTGCAGGTCTACGACCCGGTCAGCGACTCGTGGTCGCAGCCCACGTACTACCCGGAGTACGTCGGCTGGGAGGCATGCGGTGGCATCGACGGCAAGCTCTACTGCTCCGGCGGCACGGTCACCCAGGCCGACCTCACCTCGGCCTACGTCTACGACCCGGCCACGAAGGTGTGGACACCGATCGCCGACCAGCCGACCAGTGCCTGGGGTGCGTTCTACGCAGCAGCCAACGGTCAGCTCGTGGTCTCGAGTGGTGTGGTCGGCAACGCGCTGACCAACGCGACCTGGGCCTATGACACCAAGACCGAGCGGTGGTCCGCCCTGCCGAACGCGTTGAACGCGCTCTACCGCGGCGGCTCGGCGCCCGGCTTCTACGCCATCGGCGGAGCGGCGGCGCCCGGGGCGCCGACGCCGGCGGCCGAGGTGCTGCCGGGCTGGACCTCAGGGCCGGTCGACCTGAGCTGGATGCAGGTGCGGCGCACGACCTTCACGCTCGCACCGAGTGCGAGCAAGCGCGTACGCATCCGCGTCGACACCTCCGACCCTGCGCTGAGGGGCCTCGGCACCTACACCGCGGCGCTCTACGTCGCGAGCGACGACCCCTACAGCGACCTGGTCGTGCCGGTGAGCGTCACCGTGGCGCCGAAGGTCAAGAGACCGCACCGCTGA
- a CDS encoding helix-turn-helix domain-containing protein, with protein sequence MSSPAGWLSTLGLSDDAGAAYVELVREPAADAVELAGRAGLEPGAAEAAVRELQGAGLLARTDGALAAASPDLVLGARVAEQEARLREARAGLRALDEMHRAAVRFPRPADVVELVVGADAVAQRFADVQRLARTQLRGFDKPPYLADPAGEVNPDQAAAVADGVRVRTVYDRDAAAWPGRLESDILVAENAGEESRVAATLPVKLMIADDRAALIPLSSTDPAAAYLVHPGALLDALAALFEAVWERALPVATQGPGAPDDGTAALLTLLASGSTDEAIARALGMSPRTAQRRVQALMQQLGVATRFQAGVRARERGWV encoded by the coding sequence ATGAGCTCGCCGGCCGGCTGGCTGTCCACCCTCGGCCTGAGCGACGACGCCGGCGCCGCCTACGTCGAGCTCGTGCGTGAGCCCGCCGCCGACGCGGTCGAGCTCGCCGGCCGGGCCGGGCTCGAGCCGGGCGCGGCCGAGGCGGCCGTGCGCGAGCTGCAGGGTGCAGGTCTGCTGGCGCGCACCGACGGTGCGCTCGCCGCCGCGAGCCCCGACCTGGTGCTCGGGGCACGCGTCGCCGAGCAGGAGGCGCGCTTGCGTGAGGCGCGGGCCGGGCTGCGGGCGCTCGACGAGATGCACCGCGCGGCGGTGCGGTTCCCGCGCCCCGCCGACGTCGTCGAGCTGGTGGTCGGCGCGGACGCCGTCGCGCAGCGCTTCGCCGACGTGCAGCGCCTGGCGCGCACCCAGCTGCGCGGCTTCGACAAGCCGCCCTACCTCGCTGACCCGGCGGGCGAGGTCAACCCCGACCAGGCGGCGGCGGTCGCCGACGGCGTACGCGTGCGCACCGTCTACGACCGCGACGCGGCGGCGTGGCCCGGCCGCCTCGAGAGCGACATCCTCGTGGCGGAGAACGCGGGCGAGGAGTCGCGGGTCGCGGCGACGCTGCCCGTGAAGCTCATGATCGCCGACGACCGCGCGGCGCTGATCCCGCTGAGCTCCACCGACCCGGCCGCCGCCTACCTCGTGCATCCCGGTGCCCTGCTCGACGCCCTGGCTGCGCTGTTCGAGGCGGTGTGGGAGCGGGCCCTGCCGGTCGCGACGCAGGGGCCAGGCGCCCCTGACGACGGGACGGCCGCGCTGCTGACGCTGCTCGCGTCCGGCTCGACGGACGAGGCGATCGCGCGCGCCCTCGGGATGAGCCCGCGGACGGCGCAGCGCCGCGTGCAGGCGCTCATGCAGCAGCTCGGTGTGGCGACCCGGTTCCAGGCAGGCGTCCGGGCCCGCGAGCGCGGCTGGGTCTGA
- a CDS encoding TetR/AcrR family transcriptional regulator, which produces MPPDATATKQRLLQAAVDEFARFGLAGARVDRIAEAAAANKRSIYVHFGTKEELFDRVVADGLLQLAEAVRFDATDLPRYAGELWELLEHRPHVRRLTLWSSLERPQPVDAEVEVYRTKVGAVEEAQAAGAVRADIPAPQLLAMVLALVISWDTASWSLKALHTGPGAAEQARAGIEAAVAGLVRVPPAAS; this is translated from the coding sequence ATGCCACCCGACGCGACCGCGACGAAGCAGCGCCTCCTGCAGGCGGCCGTCGACGAGTTCGCCCGGTTCGGGCTGGCCGGCGCTCGGGTCGACCGCATCGCCGAGGCCGCCGCCGCCAACAAGCGCTCCATCTACGTGCACTTCGGTACCAAGGAGGAGCTCTTCGACCGGGTGGTCGCCGACGGGCTGCTCCAGCTCGCCGAGGCCGTGCGGTTCGATGCGACCGACCTGCCCCGCTACGCCGGCGAGCTCTGGGAGCTGCTCGAGCACCGCCCGCACGTGCGCCGGCTGACGCTGTGGTCCTCGCTCGAGCGGCCGCAGCCGGTCGACGCCGAGGTCGAGGTCTACCGGACGAAGGTCGGGGCGGTCGAGGAGGCGCAGGCGGCCGGCGCCGTGCGCGCCGACATCCCCGCGCCGCAGCTGCTGGCCATGGTCCTGGCGTTGGTCATCAGCTGGGACACGGCCTCGTGGTCGCTGAAGGCGCTCCACACCGGCCCCGGCGCCGCGGAGCAGGCGAGGGCGGGCATCGAGGCGGCGGTCGCCGGGCTGGTCCGGGTGCCGCCCGCGGCCTCATGA
- a CDS encoding SDR family oxidoreductase: protein MPRTWLITGTSSGFGRELTEQLLARGERVAATARRPQALDDLAADAGDRLWRRSLDVTDTAQLREVVDGAFAELGRIDVVVSNAGYGLFGAAEELSDAQLEQQLATNLTAPIQLARAVVPHLRRQGGGRVVQVASVGGQVAFPAMSLYHATKWGIEGFWESAAAELAPFGIGVTIVEPGVARTAFAGGSAVLADPLPDYADGPSGELRRRFAGELPPLPAPGDPAKIASAIITSVDSREAPLRLTLGSDAYALATAALRSRLEALESARELAFSTDADDVRAAS from the coding sequence ATGCCTCGCACCTGGCTCATCACCGGCACGTCCTCCGGCTTCGGCCGGGAGCTGACCGAGCAGCTGCTCGCCCGCGGCGAGCGCGTCGCGGCGACGGCCCGCCGGCCGCAGGCGCTCGACGACCTCGCCGCGGATGCGGGCGACCGGCTGTGGCGCCGCAGCCTCGACGTGACCGACACGGCGCAGCTGCGCGAGGTGGTCGACGGCGCGTTCGCCGAGCTCGGCCGCATCGACGTGGTCGTGTCGAACGCCGGCTACGGCCTGTTCGGCGCGGCGGAGGAGCTCAGTGACGCCCAGCTCGAGCAGCAGCTGGCGACCAACCTCACCGCGCCGATCCAGCTCGCCCGCGCCGTGGTGCCGCACCTGCGGCGCCAGGGCGGCGGCCGGGTCGTGCAGGTGGCGAGCGTCGGCGGGCAGGTGGCGTTCCCCGCCATGAGCCTGTACCACGCGACCAAGTGGGGCATCGAGGGCTTCTGGGAGTCCGCGGCCGCGGAGCTCGCACCTTTCGGCATCGGCGTCACGATCGTCGAGCCCGGCGTCGCGCGCACCGCCTTCGCCGGAGGCAGCGCAGTGCTCGCTGACCCGCTGCCTGACTACGCCGACGGCCCGTCGGGGGAGCTGCGCCGCCGGTTCGCGGGCGAGCTCCCGCCGCTGCCCGCGCCGGGCGACCCGGCGAAGATCGCGTCGGCGATCATCACCTCCGTCGACTCGCGCGAGGCACCGTTGCGCCTGACGCTCGGCTCCGACGCGTACGCCTTGGCGACCGCCGCGCTACGGAGCCGGCTCGAGGCGCTGGAGTCGGCTCGCGAGCTCGCCTTCTCGACCGACGCCGACGACGTCCGCGCCGCCAGCTGA